DNA from Drosophila gunungcola strain Sukarami chromosome 3L unlocalized genomic scaffold, Dgunungcola_SK_2 000002F, whole genome shotgun sequence:
GCTTCCCGATGACTTCTATTGTGACGGTGGTACCTGCCCGTGGCACCCAGACGGGCACCCAAACGGGCACCCAAACGGGCACCCAGACAGCCAACCAGACGGGCACCCAACTGGAACAacgccccaaaaaaaaaccaaattgcgcaaaataaaaaacgataactaaacaactaaaataaaaactacgATTCAAGGATAACCTTTTACGCTCTTCTTTCTGATTTACTTTACCAAacttaagaaaatgtttaagcatagaaaggtttttttttacgtgTTTACTAGATGTTTCagcattaacatttttgttttatacaaAGCAAGCTGTGATTTTTCATTATCCGCTAAGTTccaaaattacaacaaaatgccAGATAAACTACTCATTAATACTCTGAAATCCTTCAACGAATTAACAGATGAGAATCAGAAAAGGTGCAAGGAAATCTTCGAAAGGCCACTCCCTCTTAAACTGCAAAGCAATAAGTACATAAAGTTCACAAATGATATCCTCAAAGAGTTCCCGAATGAAACTGAAGAGAAAGCATGCTTCTTGACTTTCCAAATAATATCTTTGGATATCAATTACAGCGTTCTGATATTTAGTCTGTGTGGCGTATTCGAATGTTTCCATTTCGTTTTGTATGCCAGTGTATTAGAAGATGCAAAAGTACCAGGAAAAGAGCAATTTGTCAGTGatgttttaaacaatttaattaaaactgagaTACCCAAACTCAAGCAGTTCagcataaaaattattttacttcaAAACCATTTGATCAACCAGAATTTCGTCAAGATTCTCTCGGATATGAAGCAGAGCATCTGcgaagattttttatttattgctgaTTCTGGATACTGGCGTTACTCTAATTTACATAATCCTTATGCTCAAAATGCCAGTTTTGCGATCTTAAATACATCGATTTCAGCGGAGAATACTGAAGGTCTCTTCAATAAATACAGGAAAACAGCTGAGAACAAGAATCTTAACTATCTAAGGCAGTTTGTAAATGATTACTATAAGCTATCCCTCGTACTGTTGGCTGGCAAACCATCTTTTAGTCTGCACCTTTGTACCTTGGAGCGATTGGATAATTGAGTTGATAATCTGCAGTCACATCAAGGCATTTAAGGAGCACAGGGTAACTCGAAAATGGATCTTTCAAATTTTGAGGGCATTGATCATCATCTAAGAGCACTAAAATGGTCGATTTAATTGACAGTcctaatatataatataattgtgGGATTTCGTGGGCGAAcgcaaattttttatttggtttccttgttttttttttgtgtgatcGTAGCTCGACAACAGGTTTTAGCACAACCGCGATGCAAGTCAGGATGGCCGAGTGGTCTAAGGCGCTACGTTCAGGTCGTAGTCTACTCTGTAGGCGTGGGTTCGAATCCCACTTCTGACAAgacttttttttcttcattttattttgcaaataggtaattaattcttaaatatcttttctaattcaaaaaattaagggAGTAGAACTTCTAGGGCATAAAAATTCCATTGCAATAACGTAAAGTTTTCATTGCTTTTagtaaacttattttaatgttttctgtttcaatttttttttagtttcataaataattagtaatgttaatttaatttctaattttacaaattttgtacGATCCAGTCGAAAGAACTAAAATTTCGCCACATGAATTTCTCGTTCTCGCTACTTTTATAGTCAGGATGGCCGAGTGGTCTAAGGCGCTACGTTCAGGTCGTAGTCTACTCTGTAGGCGTGGGTTCGAATCCCACTTCTGacaaatcctttttttttataccctagCTAAAGATAAGCATTGAAGAAGACATTTTCGAcactatatagtatatatatacttgaATATAGTACGCATACAAAACAGAATAtagtttgtttattaaaaatatttaatttttgcaaggatatataaatttggCTTGCCGAATTGAATTCAAAGAATTCATAAATTAAAGCCATATTGGCATAAATTTTTcaagattttgtttattttgcctTCATGTGTATATATTGATTGTGGCGTTTATCATTGCTAGCTTTAATGGTGTTTTACAAATGGGTGGGGTGCAAAAACCCCTTAAAtcacacaaaaataatttcgCTCGCCATGCTGACAGTTAGTCTTCTATAAAAAGTTCAAGCCACTATCTTGTTGGTGAATAGTGCTCCATTCCCATGATATTGGGTAATCGAAGGGGGCATTAAAGTGCATTAGGCGTGCCGAAAAATGGCTTGTCACGGCCTGAATATTACTGCGCTGCAAAGTCATTCATCAAACGTTTGACCGTGAGGAAATGGTTCGTTTGGGCATTAATGTAACAAAGTACAGGTTTATGGGCAGAGGAAACCCTCCCCATCCCAATTAAACACACAAAATAGCGCTGATAACTAACCCGTCCAGACCTTGTACGACAAATGGATCTGCTTCCCGTTCCGAATTTGTTGACGCAGTGGGTTTCGCGATACTCTCTGCATTCGCTTACTGATGATATAGAAGTGACCCAGCCAAATGGCATTGAGCCCCTGCCCTGGAAATGCAGAAATCAAAATCCAATCCAACTGTGTCAGCTTCGACTTGCTTTgtttacaaacaaacaaagcaaaGGGAAATGCACACTTCACTTCATTTTGCTTATTAAATGGTGTCAGTTTTATATTACCCTCAGCCAATCCGCAATCCCCCACCTTTCTTCAATGCTGTCATTTCTGTGGGCATAACTTTTTCGCGATTTAATGGATTTTTGATGCATtctaaatgaataaaaattgcGTGCGCAATTGTTGCTCGACTTGAGCAACGCTGCTGACCCATTTCGATGATTATAAATGAGTATAACTTATCAAGCGAGACTTGCCTTGAAACTAAACTGGGTTTAGCTGTCTGCTTCCCCCTTTTTTTACGCTCCATCACTTCGACTGCactataatttgtttattctaACTATATGGGGAAGGGAAAGGCAACAAGTTCaatggcaaaaataatttctcGCCGCTtgtcaaaacatttttcaatttgattttgaatttgttcGTTTCGATTTGGTTATTTTCCTGcgataaacaaataattaacgGAAAAATGCGCAAATGCAAATTACGTCCATTGGCAAACTCATACAGATGCCTATGACCATATCTATCTGTACTACATGCGTATGAAGATGTCGGCATCTAGTCTCTAGTCAAAGGCAAGGCATAAACAATGCCAGTCTATTCTTCGGCTGCAAATGTATCTTCCCGAGCAGTGtgaaaatctaatttaaatattcctcTATGAGTAGTGAGCGGCGGAAAACTGtcgtgctgttgctgctgctggc
Protein-coding regions in this window:
- the LOC128257688 gene encoding uncharacterized protein LOC128257688 — protein: MPDKLLINTLKSFNELTDENQKRCKEIFERPLPLKLQSNKYIKFTNDILKEFPNETEEKACFLTFQIISLDINYSVLIFSLCGVFECFHFVLYASVLEDAKVPGKEQFVSDVLNNLIKTEIPKLKQFSIKIILLQNHLINQNFVKILSDMKQSICEDFLFIADSGYWRYSNLHNPYAQNASFAILNTSISAENTEGLFNKYRKTAENKNLNYLRQFVNDYYKLSLVLLAGKPSFSLHLCTLERLDN